A stretch of Triticum aestivum cultivar Chinese Spring chromosome 1D, IWGSC CS RefSeq v2.1, whole genome shotgun sequence DNA encodes these proteins:
- the LOC123170553 gene encoding uncharacterized protein has product MGDSSSASYIRMVHHLIEKCICFNLNKEGCMEALEKHAKINPVVTATVWKELEKENKEFFESYNRDRVERNIEAATMERIQKMLSDAAASKTSDDDEG; this is encoded by the exons ATGGGCGACTCATCCTCGGCTTCCTACATCAGAATG GTGCACCATCTGATAGAGAAGTGCATTTGCTTCAACCTCAACAAGGAGGGGTGCATGGAGGCCCTGGAGAAGCATGCCAAGATCAACCCGGTCGTCACTGCCACTG TGTGGAAAGAGCTGGAGAAGGAGAACAAGGAGTTCTTCGAGTCTTACAACAGGGACCGCGTGGAGCGGAACATCGAGGCGGCGACGATGGAGCGGATCCAGAAGATGCTCTCCGACGCGGCTGCCTCCAAGACCTCCGACGACGACGAGGGCTAG